In Mytilus edulis chromosome 13, xbMytEdul2.2, whole genome shotgun sequence, a single window of DNA contains:
- the LOC139501571 gene encoding mitochondrial coenzyme A diphosphatase NUDT8-like — translation MRLLTHKWTCALCKCSSFISKNLAARHISSSANVSLKNVFSEDNKTAVQKKLSTYTNKIPEKFKKKGARNASVLIPLCTVNGEPSLLFMVRPMTMAKHRGEVCFPGGKEDDGDRDLIHTALRESHEEIGLLEGNVDIWGQMMPAPSNRDGSLNVVPIIGHCGEIDLSSLHLNKDEATSVFTRSIDSLCNNVHSTQFRRDIKSVEGYTLPVYTGGQHRIWGLTAIFVHQLLGLIVPELYHFKLRHR, via the exons ATGAGACTACTAACTCATAAATGGACATGTGCTCTGTGTAAATGTTCTTCTTTTATTAGCAAAAATTTAGCTGCTAGACACATTTCAAGTTCTGCAAATGTCAGTCTAAAGAATGTTTTCAGTGAAGATAATAAAACTGCAGTACAAAAGAAGTTATCCACTTACACTAATAAAATTCCTGAGAAATTCAAAAAGAAAGGGGCAAGGAATGCCTCAGTATTAATTCCGTTATGTACAGTAAATGGAGAGCCCTCATTGTTATTTATGGTACGTCCAATGACCATGGCAAAACACAGAGGAGAAGTATG ttttccAGGTGGCAAAGAAGATGATGGTGATAGAGATTTGATACACACAGCTTTAAGAGAATCACATGAAGAGATAGGACTACTAGAAGGGAATGTAGACATATGGGGACAAATGATGCCTGCACCAAGTAAT cgGGACGGTTCATTAAATGTGGTACCTATTATTGGTCATTGTGGAGAAATAGATCTTAGTTCACTTCACCTCAATAAAGATGAA gcTACATCTGTTTTTACCAGATCAATAGATTCCCTGTGTAAcaatgtccatagtacacagttTCGAAGAGACATTAAGTCAGTTGAAGGATATACTTTACCTGTCTATACTGGAGGTCAACACAGAATTTGGGGACTTACAGCTATTTTTGTACACCAACTATTAGGACTTATAGTTCCTGAACTTTATCATTTTAAACTTAGGCATAGATGA